In a single window of the Caulobacter soli genome:
- the tehA gene encoding dicarboxylate transporter/tellurite-resistance protein TehA encodes MSLPKIPASYFGAVLGLAGLANAWRAAHHAWALSAAPGEALALLATATWLALLILYAAKWLRAPDAAREEARHPVMCCFIGLVGVATMLVALCVSPYWRAAALALFVAGSAFTLGFAIWRTGALWRGERDEATTTPVLYLPVVAGSFVTATVAAALGFGELGKLAFGGGLFAWLAIESVLLRRLYTGPQLPPALRPTLGIQLAPPVVGAVAYLSVNGGQPDLLAHALVGYGVLQALILVRLARWIGEQPLGPGYWAFTFGATALATATIRLARSPGEQGLAVACFVAANVVVLGVAAVAARGFFRAMRTKPAVA; translated from the coding sequence ATGTCGCTTCCCAAGATCCCGGCTTCATACTTCGGCGCGGTCCTGGGGCTGGCGGGACTGGCCAACGCCTGGCGCGCCGCCCACCACGCCTGGGCCTTGTCCGCCGCGCCTGGTGAGGCTCTGGCCCTGCTGGCGACAGCGACCTGGCTGGCGCTGCTTATCCTCTACGCCGCCAAATGGCTGCGAGCCCCGGATGCGGCCCGCGAGGAGGCGCGCCATCCGGTGATGTGCTGCTTCATTGGCCTGGTCGGCGTGGCGACCATGCTGGTGGCGCTGTGCGTGAGCCCCTACTGGCGCGCGGCCGCCCTGGCGTTGTTTGTCGCAGGCTCGGCCTTCACCCTGGGCTTTGCGATCTGGCGCACTGGCGCGCTGTGGCGCGGCGAGCGCGATGAGGCGACCACCACGCCGGTGCTCTATCTGCCCGTGGTCGCCGGCTCCTTCGTGACCGCGACGGTCGCGGCCGCCCTGGGCTTTGGCGAACTTGGCAAGCTCGCGTTCGGCGGCGGCCTCTTTGCGTGGCTGGCTATCGAGTCGGTGCTGCTGCGTCGGCTTTACACGGGCCCGCAGTTGCCGCCCGCGCTGCGCCCGACCCTGGGCATTCAGTTGGCCCCACCCGTCGTCGGCGCGGTGGCCTATCTGTCGGTCAACGGAGGCCAGCCCGACCTCCTGGCCCACGCCCTGGTGGGCTATGGCGTGCTGCAGGCCCTGATCCTTGTGCGTCTGGCCCGCTGGATCGGCGAGCAACCGCTGGGACCCGGCTACTGGGCCTTCACCTTCGGCGCCACGGCCCTGGCCACGGCGACCATCCGGCTGGCGCGGAGCCCCGGCGAGCAGGGTTTGGCGGTTGCCTGTTTCGTGGCGGCCAATGTCGTGGTCTTGGGCGTCGCCGCCGTTGCGGCGCGGGGCTTCTTTCGCGCGATGCGGACCAAGCCCGCCGTCGCCTAG
- a CDS encoding NAD(P)-dependent alcohol dehydrogenase, which produces MKAARLLEYGKPLVLDDVPVPEIAADEVLVQVKACGMCRSDVQLIDGYFRPYADIPPPIIVGHEITGVVHQLGGAVPKGAFEEGDHVVVAPGWGDGTCRHCAVGNTQICPNVRWPGFGKWGGFAEFIPVPARYVIKVAKHLKFEQLAPLTDAGMTPYRGVKKLRNAGALGPDRVLGVFGVGGLGQYAVQYAQLLGGGAKVVAFARSEDKLAIAKQYGVEHTIAVGDKTHADIAKELNQAVGQPELDAIIDCAGAPEMMQLAFSLLSISGHYVDVGLVGDRIDVPLFPRVSREQTFQGSFWGNNADLMEIMALAAQDKIKHTVELFKFEQINEYIDRLRVGDILGRAVMTF; this is translated from the coding sequence ATGAAAGCCGCCCGACTGCTCGAATACGGCAAGCCGCTCGTCCTGGACGACGTTCCGGTCCCCGAGATCGCCGCCGACGAGGTCCTGGTCCAGGTCAAGGCCTGCGGCATGTGCCGCTCGGACGTCCAGTTGATCGACGGCTACTTCCGCCCCTACGCGGACATTCCGCCGCCGATCATCGTCGGCCACGAGATCACCGGGGTTGTCCACCAGCTGGGCGGCGCTGTCCCCAAGGGCGCGTTCGAGGAAGGCGACCACGTGGTGGTCGCTCCGGGCTGGGGCGATGGCACCTGCCGCCATTGCGCGGTCGGCAACACCCAGATCTGTCCGAACGTGCGCTGGCCGGGCTTTGGCAAGTGGGGCGGGTTCGCCGAGTTCATCCCTGTTCCGGCGCGCTATGTCATCAAGGTCGCCAAACATCTGAAGTTCGAACAACTGGCCCCACTGACCGACGCGGGCATGACGCCCTATCGCGGCGTCAAGAAACTGCGCAACGCCGGCGCCCTGGGCCCCGATCGGGTGCTGGGCGTGTTCGGCGTCGGCGGCCTTGGCCAGTACGCCGTCCAGTACGCCCAACTTCTGGGCGGCGGCGCCAAGGTCGTGGCCTTCGCCCGCAGCGAGGACAAACTGGCGATCGCCAAGCAATACGGGGTCGAGCACACGATCGCGGTCGGCGACAAGACGCACGCCGACATCGCCAAGGAACTGAACCAAGCAGTCGGCCAGCCCGAGCTCGACGCGATCATCGACTGCGCCGGCGCGCCGGAAATGATGCAGCTGGCCTTCAGCCTGCTGTCGATCAGCGGCCACTATGTCGACGTGGGCCTGGTCGGCGATCGGATCGACGTACCGCTGTTCCCACGGGTGTCGCGCGAACAGACCTTCCAAGGCTCGTTCTGGGGCAACAACGCCGACCTGATGGAGATCATGGCGTTGGCGGCGCAGGACAAGATCAAACACACCGTCGAGCTGTTCAAGTTCGAGCAGATCAACGAGTACATCGACCGGCTGCGTGTCGGCGACATCCTGGGCCGGGCGGTGATGACCTTCTGA
- a CDS encoding TonB-dependent receptor, with protein MGEALNLFAQQAGVQIFFPGEMIAGRRTPALRGVMEPRAALDRLIADAGLTVVKDDGRVIVLRVVATPDRAGGAARDPDPPRSRAARPNSDAATPLEEVIVTSGPRAGDLKRDSDTVVNTITQLEIQRLPNLDISDVLARLPGMRRNETQSGENRYVQIRGLNNSAASQSIDGVLLTNYANPSRATPTELLPAYFVKDITVTSTVTPDLDENANSAHVAITTISGLDNQGRRLADLRAFVGDNNRSGGARSTERPLRLVGAWRGALDDAGRIGLALGASLDHLGSRQDATSLSGYNAVNGVLVPFGALTRGETYTRTRRLSATARLDIRPDERLSMFAEYFFLNHDFTTEQRLAAVTVATADASNATDGAGRFGAGAANFGFYRTEAEATGQLVQLGGDYRIGPSDTLSARLGVTFNRAITGRDGGAFAQAASVFTTPIGYVYSHNLLDFTSGGGGASSDPANYRLTGKFALGDTLLRDQNYFARVDYAHNIATADQGLGVKLGAQLKTLDRSNLQRGYARLAPAEGIALSDVTDAPSLTLFRPIDWKRDAFLDLLNRRGSPAPDANGLYALDPADGYGQNFNGSERVGVGYGIVSYGGARGRLSAGVRAAHTHRELDQYEPDAVGRYVQAHYAQGYWHVLPSAYGALDVTSRLKLRAAFTKTLERPSVNAASRRLVINYDTPITRVITYSDPYLMPIRSSNFDAAAEYYYGRGAYFSLGSFSKDLRDIPAVSSTQSIAADGVREVTTYTKNVREVNGKKVYGRINGLEVVWADPSLPYLPDRWGNLGLTLSYTYTDYRITAINGGNGQAATNTRLVDAAPRDLFNAFLAYNKGPFAANLSAQEMSPPPGAAYDPANDRRAKYEWLVDLQASWRISDAARVLVEGRNLFDQDITDRYGATNYGPAYQVRHNGRTVWLGLQMTLF; from the coding sequence ATGGGAGAGGCGCTCAATCTCTTCGCCCAACAGGCTGGCGTTCAGATCTTCTTTCCCGGCGAGATGATCGCTGGTCGCCGGACGCCCGCCCTGCGCGGCGTCATGGAGCCGCGCGCGGCCCTGGACAGGCTTATCGCCGATGCGGGACTGACGGTGGTCAAGGACGATGGCCGGGTGATCGTCTTGCGGGTCGTTGCGACGCCTGATCGGGCAGGGGGCGCGGCACGCGATCCGGATCCGCCGCGATCGCGGGCGGCCAGGCCCAACAGCGACGCGGCCACGCCGCTCGAGGAGGTCATCGTCACCAGCGGACCGCGGGCGGGCGACCTGAAGCGAGACAGCGACACAGTCGTCAACACCATCACCCAGCTGGAAATCCAGCGCCTGCCCAACCTCGACATCTCCGACGTCCTGGCGCGCCTCCCGGGCATGCGGCGCAACGAGACCCAAAGCGGAGAGAACCGCTACGTCCAGATCCGTGGGCTCAACAATTCGGCGGCCTCCCAGTCGATCGATGGCGTGCTGCTGACCAACTACGCCAATCCCTCGCGCGCGACCCCGACCGAGCTTCTTCCAGCCTACTTCGTCAAGGACATCACCGTGACCTCGACGGTGACGCCGGATCTCGACGAGAACGCCAATTCCGCCCACGTGGCCATCACCACCATCAGCGGCCTGGACAACCAGGGCCGGCGGCTGGCCGATCTTCGGGCCTTCGTCGGCGACAACAATCGTTCGGGTGGCGCGCGAAGCACCGAGCGTCCTCTGCGGCTGGTCGGCGCCTGGAGGGGCGCGCTGGACGACGCGGGGCGTATCGGCCTGGCGCTCGGCGCCAGCCTCGACCATTTGGGTTCGCGCCAGGACGCCACGTCGTTGTCCGGCTACAACGCCGTCAATGGCGTGCTAGTCCCGTTTGGCGCCCTCACCCGAGGCGAGACCTACACCCGCACTCGGCGGCTTTCGGCCACGGCGCGGCTGGATATCCGGCCTGACGAGCGCCTGTCCATGTTCGCCGAATACTTCTTCCTCAATCACGACTTCACGACCGAGCAACGCCTGGCGGCGGTGACGGTCGCGACCGCTGACGCCTCCAATGCGACCGACGGCGCGGGTCGGTTTGGCGCGGGCGCGGCCAATTTCGGTTTCTATCGCACCGAGGCCGAAGCGACCGGGCAACTTGTCCAACTGGGCGGCGACTATCGGATCGGGCCAAGCGACACCCTTTCGGCGCGCTTGGGCGTGACGTTCAACCGGGCCATCACCGGCCGGGACGGCGGCGCCTTCGCGCAGGCGGCCAGCGTGTTCACGACGCCGATCGGCTATGTCTACAGCCACAACCTACTCGACTTCACGTCGGGCGGCGGTGGGGCCTCAAGCGATCCGGCCAACTATCGTCTGACCGGAAAGTTCGCGTTGGGCGATACGCTTCTGCGCGATCAGAACTATTTCGCCAGGGTCGACTACGCGCACAACATCGCGACCGCCGACCAAGGCCTGGGCGTCAAGTTGGGGGCGCAGTTGAAGACCTTGGACCGCAGCAACCTGCAGCGCGGCTACGCGCGCCTGGCGCCTGCGGAAGGGATTGCGCTGTCGGACGTCACCGACGCCCCGAGCCTGACCCTGTTTCGACCGATCGACTGGAAGCGCGACGCCTTCCTGGACCTGCTCAATCGGCGAGGCTCGCCAGCGCCCGACGCCAACGGCCTCTATGCGCTAGATCCCGCCGATGGCTACGGCCAGAACTTCAACGGTTCCGAGAGGGTCGGGGTCGGCTATGGGATCGTCTCGTACGGCGGCGCGCGCGGTCGTCTCTCGGCCGGGGTCCGCGCCGCTCACACCCATCGCGAACTCGATCAATACGAGCCCGATGCGGTCGGCCGTTATGTGCAGGCGCACTACGCCCAGGGCTATTGGCACGTTCTGCCCAGCGCCTACGGCGCGCTGGACGTGACCTCGAGATTGAAGCTGCGCGCGGCCTTCACCAAGACGCTGGAACGGCCTTCGGTCAATGCCGCCTCGCGTCGCTTGGTCATCAACTACGACACACCGATCACGCGGGTGATCACCTATAGCGACCCCTATCTGATGCCGATCCGGTCTAGCAATTTCGACGCCGCCGCCGAGTACTACTACGGCCGCGGCGCCTATTTTTCGCTGGGCTCCTTCAGCAAGGACCTGCGCGACATTCCCGCCGTGAGCAGCACTCAATCGATCGCCGCCGATGGCGTGAGAGAGGTCACCACCTATACGAAGAACGTTCGCGAGGTGAACGGTAAGAAGGTCTACGGCCGCATCAACGGCTTGGAGGTGGTCTGGGCGGACCCGAGCCTGCCCTACCTGCCCGATCGGTGGGGCAATCTTGGCCTGACCCTGTCCTACACCTACACGGACTACCGCATCACCGCGATCAATGGCGGCAATGGCCAGGCCGCCACTAACACCCGTCTCGTCGACGCCGCGCCACGGGACCTGTTCAACGCGTTCCTGGCCTACAACAAGGGGCCTTTCGCGGCCAACCTCTCAGCTCAGGAAATGTCTCCGCCGCCAGGCGCGGCCTACGACCCGGCCAATGACCGGCGCGCCAAATACGAATGGCTTGTCGACCTGCAGGCCAGTTGGCGCATCAGCGACGCGGCGCGGGTCCTGGTCGAGGGGCGCAACCTGTTCGACCAGGACATCACCGACCGCTACGGCGCCACCAACTATGGTCCGGCCTATCAGGTCCGGCACAACGGCCGCACGGTCTGGCTGGGCCTCCAGATGACGCTGTTCTGA
- a CDS encoding cysteine hydrolase has product MTDTASTPAGLDPRYADPQNPVLPATPVTLDLKRTALVVTDPQIDFLSPQGAAWGAFGENITELDTVPNLGRLIAAAKAIDIPVVVSPHYYYPHDYKWDFTAPGEALMHKMRMFDRCDPLSLEGFEGSGADWMPEYKTMIEDGRTIVCSPHKIAGPQTNDVLFQLRKHRIDQVILAGMAANFCVESHLRDFVEHGFEVVVVRDATAASKIPEGDGYLAALTNFRWLASELWTTDQAIARLQAAKG; this is encoded by the coding sequence ATGACCGACACCGCCTCGACGCCCGCGGGCCTTGATCCTCGCTACGCCGACCCGCAAAACCCCGTCCTGCCGGCCACGCCCGTCACGCTGGACCTGAAGCGAACGGCCCTGGTCGTCACCGATCCGCAGATCGATTTCCTCAGTCCACAGGGCGCGGCCTGGGGGGCTTTCGGCGAGAACATCACCGAGTTGGACACCGTGCCCAACCTGGGTCGCCTGATCGCAGCGGCCAAGGCGATCGACATTCCCGTGGTGGTCTCGCCCCACTACTACTATCCGCACGACTACAAGTGGGACTTCACGGCCCCCGGCGAAGCGCTGATGCACAAGATGCGGATGTTCGACCGCTGTGATCCGCTCTCGCTGGAGGGCTTCGAAGGTTCGGGCGCCGACTGGATGCCCGAGTACAAGACGATGATCGAGGACGGCCGGACCATCGTCTGCTCGCCGCACAAGATCGCCGGGCCGCAGACCAACGACGTGCTCTTCCAACTGCGCAAGCATCGCATCGACCAGGTGATCCTGGCGGGCATGGCCGCCAATTTCTGCGTGGAATCTCATCTTCGCGACTTCGTCGAGCACGGCTTCGAGGTGGTGGTCGTGCGCGACGCCACCGCCGCCAGCAAGATCCCCGAGGGCGATGGCTACTTGGCGGCCCTGACCAACTTCCGCTGGCTGGCCAGCGAGCTGTGGACGACCGATCAGGCTATCGCGCGCCTCCAGGCCGCCAAGGGCTAG
- a CDS encoding pyridoxamine 5'-phosphate oxidase family protein encodes MSRYSFLDLASSASVKAAQAEMGADQLWTPGAVDRQSERFTPDEVAFIASRDTFYMASVSETGWPYVQHRGGPPGFLKVLDEVTLAFADYRGNRQYISMGNLDANDRVALILVDYPRRARLKILAHAERLSLDADPALLAQVTTPGYRARPERIFRLRLAAFDWNCPQHIVPRFTEGEIEQAVEPLRERLESLEAENRRLRERLARQDPT; translated from the coding sequence TTGAGCCGGTACAGCTTCCTGGACCTGGCCAGTTCGGCCAGCGTGAAGGCCGCCCAGGCGGAGATGGGCGCCGATCAGCTATGGACGCCCGGCGCGGTCGACCGCCAGTCCGAGCGTTTCACGCCCGACGAGGTCGCCTTCATCGCCAGCCGTGACACCTTCTATATGGCGAGCGTCTCCGAGACGGGCTGGCCCTATGTGCAGCATCGCGGCGGGCCACCGGGGTTCTTGAAGGTGCTGGACGAGGTGACCCTGGCCTTCGCCGACTACCGTGGCAATCGCCAGTACATCAGCATGGGAAATCTCGACGCCAACGATCGCGTGGCCCTGATCCTCGTCGACTATCCCCGGCGGGCGCGGCTGAAGATCCTGGCTCATGCGGAGCGGCTATCCCTCGACGCCGATCCGGCCCTGCTGGCGCAAGTGACGACGCCGGGCTACCGCGCCAGGCCCGAGCGAATTTTCCGGCTGCGCCTTGCCGCGTTCGATTGGAACTGTCCGCAACACATCGTGCCCCGCTTCACGGAGGGTGAGATCGAGCAGGCGGTCGAACCGCTTCGCGAGCGCCTCGAGTCGCTCGAGGCGGAGAACCGGCGATTGCGCGAGCGTCTCGCGCGCCAGGATCCGACGTAG
- a CDS encoding OsmC family protein, giving the protein MKIVRTGSAAWSGGIKDGKGSISTESGALQDYPYGFSSRFEGQPGSNPEELIAAAHSACFTMALSLILGEAGLRADRMDTSAKVSLEQVEGGYAITASHLTLKASIPGVDQAQFEELAAKAKAGCPVSKLLNAEISLDASLVD; this is encoded by the coding sequence ATGAAGATCGTCAGAACCGGTTCGGCGGCCTGGAGCGGTGGCATCAAGGATGGCAAGGGCTCGATCTCGACCGAGAGCGGCGCCCTGCAGGACTATCCCTACGGTTTTTCCAGCCGTTTCGAGGGGCAGCCGGGCTCCAATCCCGAGGAGCTGATCGCCGCGGCCCATTCGGCCTGCTTCACCATGGCCCTGTCGCTGATCCTGGGCGAAGCGGGCCTGCGCGCCGATCGCATGGACACCTCGGCCAAGGTCAGCCTTGAACAGGTCGAGGGGGGATATGCGATCACCGCCTCGCACCTGACCCTGAAGGCCAGCATCCCTGGCGTCGATCAAGCCCAATTCGAGGAACTGGCCGCCAAGGCCAAGGCCGGCTGTCCGGTTTCCAAGCTCCTCAACGCCGAGATTAGCCTGGACGCCAGCTTGGTCGACTAG
- a CDS encoding GlcG/HbpS family heme-binding protein, with translation MPRTFQTLTLDDARTMLVAAEAKAATFGLPYNIAVVDAGGHLIAFVRQDGALIGSIDLAIDKAMTARIFDKPTDLLAELAAPGRPLFGIDQSNGGKVVIFGGGLPVTVEDAVIGAVGASAGSVEQDIAVARAAVDALSASLA, from the coding sequence ATGCCCAGAACGTTCCAGACCCTCACCCTCGACGACGCCAGGACGATGCTGGTGGCCGCAGAGGCGAAGGCCGCGACCTTCGGCCTGCCTTACAATATCGCCGTCGTCGACGCAGGCGGCCACCTGATCGCCTTCGTGCGCCAGGACGGCGCGTTGATCGGCAGCATCGATCTGGCCATCGACAAGGCCATGACCGCGCGGATTTTCGACAAGCCTACCGACCTGTTGGCCGAATTGGCCGCGCCGGGCCGCCCCCTGTTTGGGATCGACCAGAGCAATGGCGGCAAGGTGGTGATCTTCGGCGGCGGGCTGCCCGTCACGGTGGAAGACGCGGTCATCGGCGCGGTGGGCGCCAGCGCCGGATCCGTCGAACAGGACATCGCCGTCGCCCGGGCCGCCGTGGACGCACTGTCGGCGTCTCTCGCCTAG
- a CDS encoding proline iminopeptidase-family hydrolase → MTTTGNWTRRTALKAGAAMIGAGLAAAGGTGRAFAAIPQAEGYTAVPGGKIYWRKFGAGGKTPLLTLHGGPGAAHNYLLSMAALADERPVIFYDQLGCGKADAPADESLYTIQRSVDELEAVRRALGLDKVILYGHSWGTLLAIEYLCQGRGKGVEKLVLSGALASIPQAVAGFHRLIDAMPDGFAGKLRGMEETGKMGTPEYAALVQAFYDAHLMRVAPTPDALVSFEALGKSIAYKVLNGPNEFTITGVMKDWDRRKDLKAITQDTLIVTGEFDEITLDCHEAIRDGVAGRRQMVVMPGCSHMNMVEQPAAYNTLVRNFLAKA, encoded by the coding sequence ATGACCACGACCGGAAACTGGACCCGCCGCACGGCGCTCAAGGCGGGCGCGGCGATGATCGGCGCGGGCCTGGCCGCCGCCGGCGGGACGGGCCGGGCGTTCGCCGCCATCCCGCAAGCCGAGGGCTACACAGCCGTTCCCGGCGGCAAGATCTACTGGCGCAAGTTCGGCGCGGGCGGCAAGACGCCGCTGCTGACCCTGCACGGCGGCCCCGGCGCGGCCCACAACTACCTGCTGTCGATGGCGGCCCTGGCCGATGAGCGCCCGGTGATCTTCTATGATCAGCTGGGTTGCGGAAAGGCCGACGCCCCGGCCGACGAGAGCCTCTACACCATTCAGCGCTCGGTCGACGAGCTGGAGGCGGTGCGGCGGGCGCTGGGCCTGGACAAGGTCATCCTCTATGGCCACTCGTGGGGCACGCTCCTGGCCATTGAGTATCTGTGCCAGGGTCGCGGCAAGGGGGTCGAGAAGCTGGTTCTCAGCGGCGCCTTGGCCAGCATTCCCCAGGCCGTCGCCGGCTTCCATCGTCTGATCGACGCCATGCCCGACGGCTTCGCCGGCAAGCTGCGCGGCATGGAGGAGACGGGCAAGATGGGCACGCCCGAATACGCGGCCCTGGTCCAGGCCTTCTATGACGCCCACCTGATGCGCGTGGCCCCGACGCCGGACGCCTTGGTGTCGTTCGAGGCCCTGGGCAAGTCCATCGCCTACAAGGTGTTGAACGGACCCAACGAGTTCACGATCACGGGCGTGATGAAGGACTGGGACCGCCGAAAGGATTTGAAGGCGATCACCCAGGACACCCTGATCGTCACCGGCGAGTTCGACGAGATCACCCTCGATTGCCATGAGGCCATCCGCGACGGCGTCGCCGGGCGGCGCCAGATGGTGGTGATGCCAGGCTGTTCGCACATGAACATGGTCGAACAGCCTGCCGCCTATAACACCCTGGTCCGCAATTTCCTGGCCAAGGCCTAG
- a CDS encoding MerC domain-containing protein: MHAHAKPRLKRRIADGLDLSAVGLSLLCMLHCLAVPALALTLPALGALANAEWVHLALLVVAAPIALIVFVDLRARSPRHGWMLGSGARRAGADAGGRARISQSRLGPAADLGGWGGSGMRAFGQLAATARPVASPRRELTMEPQAPHLTYVLEGRDVVAEPDTRRWDDWMRAARSRDGLVVERTRMTPGLAVVTLFMGIDHNLVAPTDDGPAKVFETMVLRDGEIGDQRLYATWEAAALGHRQVVAALRAEAWL, from the coding sequence ATGCACGCGCACGCCAAACCCCGTCTCAAGCGAAGGATCGCCGATGGCCTGGACCTGTCCGCGGTCGGGCTTTCGCTGCTGTGCATGCTGCATTGCCTGGCGGTTCCGGCCCTGGCCCTGACGCTGCCGGCTCTGGGCGCCCTGGCCAACGCCGAATGGGTTCATCTGGCGCTGCTGGTGGTCGCCGCGCCCATCGCGCTTATCGTGTTCGTCGACCTTCGCGCGCGCAGCCCTCGTCACGGGTGGATGTTGGGCTCTGGCGCTCGCCGGGCTGGCGCTGATGCTGGCGGGCGCGCTCGAATTTCCCAATCGCGATTGGGACCGGCCGCTGACCTTGGTGGGTGGGGTGGCTCTGGCATGCGCGCATTTGGCCAACTGGCGGCGACTGCACGCCCTGTCGCATCGCCTAGGCGGGAGCTGACGATGGAACCTCAGGCGCCTCACCTGACCTATGTGCTGGAGGGCCGCGACGTCGTCGCCGAGCCCGACACTCGGCGCTGGGACGACTGGATGCGGGCGGCCCGCTCGCGCGACGGCCTCGTCGTCGAGCGCACCCGGATGACGCCGGGCCTGGCGGTCGTGACGCTCTTCATGGGCATCGATCACAATCTGGTCGCGCCCACTGACGACGGGCCTGCGAAGGTCTTCGAGACCATGGTCCTGAGGGATGGCGAGATCGGCGATCAGAGACTTTATGCGACCTGGGAGGCCGCCGCCCTTGGCCATCGCCAAGTCGTCGCGGCGCTACGAGCCGAGGCCTGGCTCTAG
- a CDS encoding alpha/beta fold hydrolase, translating into MKRLTTLAALAAASLLAAPLIAGAATPAKHVARPASAKPVVPVIHYRTATIDGMKVFYREAGPADGPVVLLLHGFPTSSHMFRNLIPLLADKYRVIAPDYPGYGQSDAPDHTQFAYTFANQADIIDKLVTQIGAKRYTMYVMDYGAPIGYRLALKHPERVSGLIVQNGNAYNEGLQSPFWDPIKVYWKDRSQKNRDALNGLVTLDITKFQYTDGMGDVGRISPDNWVQDQALLDRPGNRDIQLDMLGDYGSNVPFYPDFQKFFRDRQPPTLIVWGKNDKIFPEEGAHPYLRDLPKAEIHILDSGHFALEDRLDVMAPLIRDFLDRKVK; encoded by the coding sequence ATGAAACGTCTCACCACCCTGGCCGCCCTGGCCGCGGCAAGCCTGCTGGCGGCGCCGCTGATCGCCGGTGCTGCTACACCGGCCAAGCATGTTGCGCGGCCGGCCTCTGCAAAGCCCGTCGTGCCGGTCATCCACTACCGGACGGCCACCATCGACGGCATGAAGGTGTTCTACCGCGAGGCCGGTCCGGCCGACGGTCCGGTCGTGCTGCTGCTGCACGGCTTCCCGACCTCGTCGCACATGTTCCGCAACCTGATCCCGCTGCTGGCCGACAAGTACCGGGTCATCGCGCCGGACTATCCGGGCTACGGCCAGAGCGACGCCCCGGACCACACCCAGTTCGCCTACACCTTCGCCAACCAAGCCGACATCATCGACAAGCTGGTCACCCAGATCGGCGCCAAGCGCTACACGATGTACGTCATGGATTACGGCGCCCCGATCGGCTACCGCCTGGCGCTGAAGCATCCCGAGCGCGTCAGCGGCCTGATCGTCCAGAACGGCAACGCCTATAATGAAGGCCTGCAATCGCCGTTCTGGGATCCGATCAAGGTCTACTGGAAGGACCGCTCGCAGAAGAACCGCGACGCCCTGAACGGCCTGGTCACGCTGGACATCACCAAGTTCCAGTACACCGACGGCATGGGCGATGTGGGACGCATCAGTCCCGACAACTGGGTCCAAGACCAGGCGTTGCTGGACCGCCCGGGCAACCGCGACATCCAGCTGGACATGCTCGGCGACTACGGCTCGAACGTGCCGTTCTATCCGGACTTCCAGAAGTTCTTCCGAGATCGCCAGCCGCCGACGCTGATCGTCTGGGGCAAGAACGACAAGATCTTCCCCGAGGAAGGCGCTCACCCGTATCTGCGCGACCTGCCCAAGGCCGAGATCCACATCCTCGACAGCGGCCACTTCGCCCTGGAAGACCGCCTCGACGTCATGGCGCCGCTGATCCGCGACTTCCTGGACCGCAAGGTCAAATAG
- a CDS encoding winged helix-turn-helix domain-containing protein: MLVPAACAPAPRSFLFGPFTLQPERQLLLRDDKPIRIGGRALDLLTALVERPGEVLSKKDLVSRAWPNLYIEECNLKVNIAALRRLLGETHAARQYIATVTGRGYRFIAPVQTPGAARDRSNETEQLVFTAGGHGARLMSLYARYSFHLEPRSGSRSWSDADPNARYSPDAPPP, encoded by the coding sequence ATGCTGGTCCCCGCCGCTTGCGCGCCCGCGCCTCGATCCTTCCTGTTCGGACCATTCACGCTGCAGCCCGAACGGCAGCTGCTTCTAAGGGACGACAAGCCGATCCGCATCGGCGGACGCGCCCTGGATCTGCTCACCGCTCTGGTCGAACGGCCGGGCGAGGTCTTGAGCAAGAAGGATCTGGTGTCGCGCGCCTGGCCAAATCTCTACATCGAGGAATGCAATCTTAAGGTGAACATAGCGGCTCTGCGCCGTCTTCTCGGCGAGACCCACGCAGCGCGCCAGTACATCGCGACCGTGACCGGCAGAGGCTACCGCTTCATCGCTCCCGTCCAAACGCCCGGCGCGGCGCGGGATAGGTCCAACGAAACGGAACAATTGGTCTTCACCGCCGGCGGGCACGGCGCGCGGCTGATGTCGCTCTATGCCCGATATTCGTTCCACCTCGAGCCACGGTCGGGGAGCAGGTCATGGTCGGACGCCGACCCTAACGCTCGATATAGCCCCGACGCGCCGCCACCGTGA